The following proteins are encoded in a genomic region of Burkholderia gladioli:
- the rbsK gene encoding ribokinase, giving the protein METIAVIGSNMVDLVTYVERMPVRGETLEAPNFELGCGGKGANQAVAAARLGARVVMVSKVGDDVFADNTLRNFEREGIDTTHVGRVPGVPSGVAPIFVEPDSSNSILIVKGANRHLLPADIEAAAPKLRECALIVLQLEIELETVYHAIEFGARHGIPVLLNPAPATAALDFERIRTVEFFVPNETELAIVSGMPVDSPEAAARAAQALVARGLKQVLVTLGAQGSLLVSREGVQHVAGVPVQARDTTGAGDAYIGCFARYYASSRDAASAMRHASAYAAHSVTGFGTQKSYADAAGFERFLRDAGR; this is encoded by the coding sequence ATGGAGACAATCGCCGTGATCGGCAGCAACATGGTCGACCTCGTGACCTACGTCGAGCGCATGCCCGTGCGCGGCGAGACGCTGGAGGCGCCGAACTTCGAGCTCGGCTGCGGCGGCAAGGGCGCCAACCAGGCGGTGGCGGCGGCGCGCCTGGGCGCGCGCGTGGTGATGGTCAGCAAGGTCGGCGACGACGTGTTCGCCGACAACACCCTGCGCAACTTCGAGCGCGAAGGCATCGACACCACCCACGTGGGCCGCGTGCCCGGCGTGCCCAGCGGCGTGGCGCCGATCTTCGTCGAACCCGATTCCAGCAACAGCATCCTGATCGTCAAGGGCGCCAACCGGCACCTGCTGCCGGCCGACATCGAGGCGGCCGCGCCCAAGCTGCGCGAATGCGCGCTGATCGTGCTGCAGCTCGAGATCGAACTCGAGACCGTCTATCACGCGATCGAATTCGGCGCGCGGCACGGCATCCCGGTGCTGCTGAACCCGGCGCCGGCCACCGCCGCGCTCGATTTCGAGCGGATCCGCACGGTCGAATTCTTCGTGCCCAACGAAACCGAGCTGGCGATCGTGTCCGGCATGCCGGTCGATTCGCCCGAGGCCGCGGCGCGTGCCGCGCAGGCGCTGGTCGCGCGCGGCCTCAAGCAGGTGCTGGTCACGCTGGGCGCCCAGGGCTCGCTGCTGGTCTCGCGCGAGGGCGTGCAGCACGTCGCCGGCGTGCCGGTGCAGGCACGCGACACCACCGGCGCGGGCGACGCCTACATCGGCTGCTTCGCGCGCTACTACGCGAGCTCGCGCGACGCGGCCAGCGCCATGCGCCACGCCTCGGCCTATGCCGCGCATTCGGTCACCGGCTTCGGCACCCAGAAGTCCTACGCCGACGCGGCCGGCTTCGAACGCTTCCTGCGCGACGCCGGCCGCTGA
- a CDS encoding cytochrome b, with translation MSKPDRYDGVARLLHWLIVLLVLVQYLLGWCMPDVHHDTRPVGLIAAHLAVGTALLAAMALRVIWRATHRPPPVELSPAARLLSALTHGGLYLLLIAVPVLGWINASSRDWPVFLAGLFPLPSLSPSGSAFGHAMGDVHGVLAWVLIGLIGLHVAAALLHRFVLRDRVLQRMLPW, from the coding sequence ATGTCGAAACCGGATCGATACGATGGCGTCGCACGCCTGCTGCACTGGTTGATCGTCCTGCTGGTGCTGGTCCAATACCTGCTCGGCTGGTGCATGCCGGATGTGCATCACGACACGCGACCGGTCGGCCTGATCGCCGCCCACCTGGCGGTCGGTACCGCGCTGCTCGCCGCCATGGCGCTGCGCGTGATCTGGCGCGCCACCCATCGGCCGCCTCCGGTCGAGCTGTCGCCCGCCGCGCGCCTGCTCTCCGCGCTGACCCACGGCGGCCTGTACCTGCTGCTGATCGCGGTGCCCGTGCTGGGCTGGATCAATGCCTCCTCGCGGGACTGGCCGGTATTCCTGGCCGGCCTGTTCCCCTTGCCCTCGCTGTCGCCGAGCGGCTCCGCGTTCGGCCACGCCATGGGCGACGTGCATGGCGTGCTGGCCTGGGTCTTGATCGGTCTGATCGGCTTGCATGTCGCCGCGGCACTGCTGCATCGCTTCGTGCTGCGCGATCGCGTGCTGCAGCGAATGCTGCCTTGGTGA
- a CDS encoding DUF2946 domain-containing protein, with the protein MRRRSRTRFTAWLGLLAMWLIVLAPLVSQLLAAHRADDPTVAAICSTAHAPSQSMAMSMPMPADSAMQMDHTDPLAACGYCDLLADHLVLPSLPPAPLVLVMLVALAAAPVLSTRFTPLGAFPSGRPRAPPRLS; encoded by the coding sequence ATGCGCCGGCGCTCCCGCACCCGATTCACCGCATGGCTTGGCCTGCTGGCCATGTGGCTGATCGTGCTCGCGCCGCTGGTCAGCCAGCTGCTGGCGGCGCATCGCGCGGACGATCCCACCGTGGCCGCGATCTGCTCGACCGCGCACGCGCCATCGCAGTCGATGGCCATGTCGATGCCGATGCCGGCCGACAGCGCGATGCAGATGGATCACACCGACCCGCTGGCCGCCTGCGGCTACTGCGACCTGCTCGCCGACCATCTCGTGCTGCCCAGCCTGCCGCCCGCGCCGCTGGTGCTGGTGATGCTGGTCGCGCTGGCCGCCGCGCCTGTTCTGTCCACCCGCTTCACGCCGCTCGGCGCCTTCCCTTCCGGCCGCCCCCGCGCCCCACCCCGGCTTTCCTGA
- a CDS encoding cation:dicarboxylate symporter family transporter encodes MDTAVDNPPAPPAQPAPPTVRRPRLGLAWQIVIGLALGIAAGLVLNRFPSLREAAVTGFLQPAGDIFIKLIRMIVVPIVFTSMVIGIAGVGDGKSLGRIGLKTLIYFEVVTTIAIVLGLLIGNLLQPGVGTDLSRLGHVDISGYQQATRQVQGHHGLMALLLGVIPDNIVASMAKGDLLPVIFFSLLFGLGLQAVPDEYRKPVLAMLKGIADTMFNVTGMVMRYAPIGVCALIAVTVANFGFASLLPLLKLVAVTYLAILLFALGVLGLAARLFGFRIMTLLRVIRQELIIAFSTCSSATVLPQLMRKMEDYGAPKSITTFVVPTGYTFNLDGASIYLGIGTLFVAQLYGIHLGWQEQLVLTLTMVVTSKGAAGVPGFMFVILLATLASAGLPLEGLAMIAGVDRVMDMGRTALNVVGNALAPLVIARWEGRYDEAKGRAYLASLEQ; translated from the coding sequence ATGGATACCGCCGTCGACAACCCGCCCGCCCCGCCGGCCCAGCCCGCCCCGCCCACGGTTCGCCGGCCGCGCCTGGGCCTGGCCTGGCAGATCGTGATCGGCCTGGCGCTCGGCATCGCGGCCGGGCTGGTGCTGAACCGTTTCCCCTCGCTGCGCGAGGCCGCCGTGACGGGCTTCCTGCAGCCGGCCGGCGACATCTTCATCAAGCTGATCCGCATGATCGTGGTGCCGATCGTCTTCACCAGCATGGTGATCGGCATCGCCGGCGTGGGCGACGGCAAGTCGCTCGGGCGCATCGGCCTGAAGACCCTGATCTATTTCGAGGTGGTCACCACCATCGCGATCGTGCTCGGGCTGCTGATCGGCAACCTGCTGCAGCCCGGCGTGGGCACCGATCTCTCGCGGCTCGGCCATGTCGATATCTCGGGCTACCAGCAGGCGACCCGGCAGGTGCAGGGGCATCACGGGCTGATGGCGCTGCTGCTGGGCGTGATTCCCGACAACATCGTCGCCTCGATGGCCAAGGGCGACCTGCTGCCGGTGATCTTCTTCTCGCTGCTGTTCGGGCTCGGCCTGCAGGCGGTGCCGGACGAGTACCGCAAGCCGGTGCTGGCGATGCTCAAGGGCATCGCCGACACCATGTTCAACGTCACCGGCATGGTGATGCGCTACGCGCCGATCGGCGTGTGCGCGCTGATCGCGGTGACCGTGGCGAATTTCGGCTTCGCCTCGCTGCTGCCGTTGCTGAAGCTGGTGGCGGTGACCTACCTGGCCATCCTGCTGTTCGCGCTGGGCGTGCTCGGCCTCGCCGCGCGTCTGTTCGGATTCCGGATCATGACGCTGCTGCGCGTGATCCGCCAGGAGCTGATCATTGCCTTCTCCACCTGCAGCTCGGCCACCGTGCTGCCGCAGCTGATGCGCAAGATGGAGGATTACGGCGCGCCCAAGAGCATCACCACCTTCGTGGTGCCGACCGGCTATACCTTCAATCTCGACGGCGCCTCGATCTATCTGGGCATCGGCACGCTGTTCGTCGCGCAGTTGTACGGCATTCATCTCGGCTGGCAGGAGCAGCTGGTCCTGACGCTGACCATGGTGGTCACCTCGAAGGGCGCGGCGGGCGTGCCCGGCTTCATGTTCGTGATCCTGCTGGCGACGCTGGCCAGCGCCGGGCTGCCGCTGGAGGGCCTGGCCATGATCGCCGGGGTGGACCGCGTGATGGACATGGGGCGCACCGCGCTGAACGTGGTCGGCAATGCGCTCGCGCCGCTGGTGATCGCCAGGTGGGAAGGTCGGTATGACGAAGCGAAGGGCCGCGCCTATCTCGCCTCGCTGGAGCAATGA
- a CDS encoding aminotransferase class V-fold PLP-dependent enzyme has product MSSERGAFFPETLMTEIRSRFHHVDRDIDGRERLFLDNAGGSFRLKTAVEAWARVDALPDCPERIHARALDLQAIQAGGEADVRTILNAVGGSVYPSLTASGAMFEMVRAIMENVPGGNAVTTILEHPSSYDAMTYYAQRTGKSLRLAPSNPRTGGVDVEAIVSLVDADTALLSVMAASNISGAKFELAEIVARARAVKPDLYILVDAVQHAPHGLIDLRETPVDGINFAPYKFFGCRGSGISWLSPRAAALPHHRLAARDQGVWELGSPAPAQFAVVTAIVDYVVWIGRHFVDSNDRRALFVAGMERIEAHERALLATLLDGRGGRRGLRAIDGVEVYWDHDELARRDLIVGIGFAKLEPTQAVREYEKRGVIVYERVATSLYSGRMLKSFGLAGAVRISPLHCHTSEDIERFLAVTEELAAG; this is encoded by the coding sequence ATGAGCAGTGAACGAGGCGCTTTTTTCCCCGAAACCCTGATGACGGAAATCAGGTCGCGTTTCCATCACGTCGATCGCGATATCGACGGCCGCGAGCGCCTGTTCCTCGACAACGCGGGCGGCTCGTTCCGCCTGAAGACGGCCGTCGAGGCCTGGGCGCGCGTGGACGCGCTGCCCGATTGTCCCGAGCGCATCCATGCGCGCGCGCTCGATCTACAGGCGATCCAGGCCGGTGGCGAGGCCGACGTGCGGACCATCCTGAACGCCGTCGGCGGCAGCGTCTATCCCTCGCTGACCGCCTCGGGCGCGATGTTCGAGATGGTGCGCGCGATCATGGAGAACGTGCCCGGCGGCAATGCCGTCACCACCATCCTCGAGCATCCGTCCTCGTACGACGCGATGACGTATTACGCGCAGCGCACCGGCAAGTCGCTGCGGCTCGCGCCGAGCAATCCGCGCACCGGTGGCGTCGACGTCGAGGCGATCGTCTCGCTGGTCGATGCCGACACGGCGCTGCTCAGCGTGATGGCGGCCTCGAACATCTCGGGCGCGAAGTTCGAGTTGGCCGAGATCGTGGCGCGCGCGCGCGCCGTGAAGCCGGACCTGTACATCCTGGTCGACGCGGTCCAGCATGCGCCGCATGGCCTGATCGACCTGCGCGAGACGCCCGTCGACGGCATCAATTTCGCGCCCTACAAGTTCTTCGGCTGCCGTGGCTCGGGCATCTCCTGGCTGTCGCCGCGCGCGGCGGCGCTGCCGCATCACCGGCTGGCGGCGCGCGACCAAGGGGTCTGGGAACTCGGCAGCCCGGCGCCCGCGCAGTTCGCGGTGGTGACGGCGATCGTCGACTACGTGGTGTGGATCGGCCGGCACTTCGTCGATTCGAACGATCGGCGCGCGCTGTTCGTGGCGGGCATGGAACGCATCGAGGCGCACGAGCGCGCGCTGCTGGCGACCCTGCTCGACGGCCGGGGCGGCCGGCGCGGGCTGCGGGCGATCGACGGCGTCGAGGTGTACTGGGATCACGACGAGCTGGCGCGGCGCGACCTGATCGTCGGCATCGGCTTCGCGAAACTGGAGCCGACGCAGGCGGTGCGCGAGTACGAGAAGCGCGGCGTGATCGTCTACGAGCGGGTGGCTACCAGCCTGTATTCGGGCCGCATGCTGAAGTCCTTCGGTTTGGCGGGTGCGGTGCGGATCTCGCCGCTGCATTGCCACACATCCGAGGATATCGAGCGTTTCCTGGCCGTCACCGAGGAGTTGGCGGCGGGTTGA
- a CDS encoding TonB-dependent receptor translates to MLSYLSRAAHVRSRPRARAIALGLLPFSLPLLIQPAHADNTAAAVPDAARKQAGPTSGTTPSPDAPVAVLPTVNVSAASPAGGGTARPALDPNLPASTETVTRRQFENWNVVNTEDVLKYMPNLAVRKRFIGDLNSIIAVRGTSNSQSARGLVYADGLLLSNLLGNSYSFPPRWSMVFPAEIRQVDVIYGPFSALYPGNSLGATVLISTRMPTHFQADADLKAFTQHFSLFGVNRNFNGSEGSATIGNRIGKFSFFIGANHLENTSQPLQFATLAKSSTPAKPGDIPVTGASFYNNQTNTPTAVLGVNGEGIEHTVQDQLKLKLQYDFTPTLQGGFTLGYWHQTYNSDTPSFLRDANGKPVYSGLVNIGGYEYNIPAAALAPSLGWSENWLYGLSLRTHHATGWNGEAIASLYDVSNSVARTANSGVPGNGPGLVAYGDGTGWKTLDLKATWTPPSAQAGLANHALSFGYHYDNYYTDSRTFNTADWRDGAAGSLANAFAGRTQTQAAYAQDAWRFLPRWKLVYGLRYEDWQAYGGSQSLGGTRLPYAGADQHHYSPKASLSFDLTDELTLRASIARAYRFPTVGELFQGQITGSSIVNNNPNLQPENDLSKELTAEWAHWNGLFRLSLFEDEVKNAIFSQTDITVIPNVTNFQNIGKVRSRGVELSYTGQDVGLRGLDLIASLAYTQSRILANAQNPATVGKTFYRIPLWRADLAGTYRIGERYAVTLAARYSGRQYNTLTNTDSNPNVFGGTSSYLVADAKFTFHPSKLSEIGVGIDNLFDSRYFVYHPYPGRTFYLEGRLRM, encoded by the coding sequence ATGTTGTCCTACCTATCCCGAGCGGCGCATGTCCGCTCGCGGCCGCGTGCCCGCGCCATCGCGCTGGGCCTGCTGCCCTTTTCCCTGCCCCTGCTGATCCAGCCGGCCCATGCCGACAACACGGCTGCCGCCGTGCCCGACGCCGCGCGCAAGCAAGCCGGGCCCACGTCCGGCACGACGCCCTCGCCCGACGCCCCCGTTGCGGTGCTGCCGACCGTCAACGTCAGCGCCGCCTCGCCCGCCGGCGGCGGCACCGCCCGCCCCGCGCTGGACCCGAACCTGCCGGCCTCGACCGAAACCGTCACGCGCCGCCAGTTCGAGAACTGGAACGTGGTGAATACCGAGGACGTGCTGAAGTACATGCCCAACCTCGCGGTGCGCAAGCGCTTCATCGGCGATCTCAATTCGATCATCGCGGTACGCGGCACCAGCAATTCGCAGAGCGCGCGCGGCCTGGTCTACGCGGACGGCCTGCTGCTGTCGAACCTGCTCGGCAACAGCTATTCGTTCCCGCCGCGCTGGTCGATGGTGTTCCCGGCCGAGATCCGCCAGGTGGACGTGATCTACGGGCCGTTCTCGGCGCTCTACCCGGGCAATTCGCTGGGCGCCACGGTGCTGATCAGCACCCGGATGCCGACGCACTTCCAGGCCGATGCCGACCTGAAGGCCTTCACCCAGCACTTCAGCCTGTTCGGCGTGAACCGCAACTTCAACGGCAGCGAAGGCAGCGCGACGATCGGCAACCGGATCGGCAAATTCTCGTTCTTCATCGGCGCCAACCACCTGGAGAACACCAGCCAGCCGCTGCAGTTCGCCACGCTCGCGAAGTCGAGCACGCCGGCGAAACCGGGCGACATCCCGGTGACCGGCGCCTCGTTCTACAACAACCAGACCAATACGCCGACGGCCGTGCTCGGCGTGAACGGCGAAGGCATCGAGCACACCGTGCAGGACCAGCTCAAGCTGAAGCTGCAATACGACTTCACGCCGACCTTGCAGGGCGGCTTCACGCTCGGCTACTGGCACCAGACCTACAACAGCGACACGCCGAGCTTCCTGCGCGACGCGAACGGCAAGCCCGTCTACAGCGGGCTGGTGAACATCGGCGGCTACGAGTACAACATCCCGGCCGCCGCGCTGGCGCCGAGCCTGGGCTGGAGCGAGAACTGGCTCTACGGGCTGTCGCTGAGGACGCATCACGCGACGGGCTGGAACGGCGAGGCGATCGCCTCGCTCTACGACGTGTCGAACAGCGTGGCGCGCACCGCCAATTCCGGCGTGCCCGGCAACGGCCCGGGCCTGGTCGCCTACGGCGACGGCACCGGCTGGAAGACGCTCGACCTGAAGGCGACCTGGACCCCGCCCTCGGCGCAGGCGGGCCTGGCCAACCACGCTCTCAGCTTCGGTTACCACTACGACAACTACTACACCGACAGCCGCACCTTCAACACCGCCGACTGGCGCGACGGCGCGGCCGGCAGCCTGGCCAACGCCTTCGCGGGACGCACGCAGACCCAGGCCGCCTATGCGCAGGATGCCTGGCGCTTCCTGCCGCGCTGGAAGCTCGTCTACGGGCTGCGCTACGAGGACTGGCAGGCTTATGGCGGCTCGCAATCGCTCGGCGGCACCCGCCTGCCCTACGCCGGCGCCGACCAGCATCACTACTCGCCGAAGGCCTCGCTGTCCTTCGACCTGACCGACGAGCTGACGCTGCGCGCCTCGATCGCGCGTGCCTACCGCTTCCCGACCGTGGGCGAGCTGTTCCAGGGGCAAATCACCGGTTCCTCGATCGTCAACAACAATCCGAACCTGCAGCCCGAGAACGACCTGTCGAAGGAACTGACCGCCGAGTGGGCGCACTGGAACGGGTTGTTCCGGCTCTCGCTGTTCGAGGACGAGGTGAAGAACGCGATCTTCAGCCAGACCGACATCACCGTGATCCCTAACGTCACCAACTTCCAGAACATCGGCAAGGTGCGTTCGCGCGGCGTCGAGCTGAGCTACACGGGCCAGGATGTCGGCCTGCGCGGCCTGGACCTGATCGCGAGCCTGGCCTACACGCAGTCGCGGATCCTCGCCAACGCGCAGAACCCGGCCACGGTCGGCAAGACCTTCTATCGGATCCCACTGTGGCGCGCGGATCTCGCCGGCACCTACCGCATCGGCGAACGCTACGCGGTGACGCTCGCCGCGCGCTACTCGGGGCGCCAGTACAACACGCTGACCAACACCGATTCGAACCCGAACGTGTTCGGCGGCACCAGCAGCTACCTGGTGGCCGATGCCAAGTTCACTTTCCATCCGAGCAAGCTCAGCGAGATCGGCGTGGGCATCGACAACCTGTTCGACTCGCGCTACTTCGTCTACCACCCGTATCCGGGCCGCACCTTCTACCTGGAAGGCCGGCTGCGGATGTAG
- a CDS encoding LysR family transcriptional regulator: protein MLTFKQMEALYWIVQLGSFEAAAARLNTTQSAVSKRIQELERAFELTMFDRAHRSARLTDKGAELFEHARDLLERRDRIVEQIISKEALVRQIRIGVTELTALTWLPRLVAAIQAAYPKVRVEAEVDLNATLRERLAADTIDLIVVPRIHATEPFAATPVGRVDNAWMCAAGVAPRRRGPLALADIAQLPLILQGNLSGTGQLYTRFLQEQGVNLQRVLASNSLIAQIGLALSGLGISYLPRACVAHLVDSGALEVVRTRPALPPVHYVALHRAERAQALHAEIARLAAQSCDFGLNLMAPAAPRA, encoded by the coding sequence ATGCTGACCTTCAAGCAGATGGAGGCGCTGTACTGGATCGTCCAGCTCGGCTCCTTCGAGGCCGCGGCCGCGCGGCTCAATACCACCCAGTCGGCCGTCTCCAAGCGCATCCAGGAACTCGAGCGCGCCTTCGAGCTGACCATGTTCGATCGCGCGCATCGCAGCGCGCGGCTCACCGACAAGGGCGCGGAACTGTTCGAGCACGCGCGGGATCTGCTGGAGCGGCGCGACCGCATCGTCGAGCAGATCATCTCGAAGGAGGCGCTGGTCAGGCAGATCCGCATCGGCGTGACCGAGCTGACCGCGCTGACCTGGCTGCCGCGCCTGGTGGCGGCGATCCAGGCCGCGTATCCGAAGGTGCGCGTGGAGGCCGAGGTGGACCTCAACGCGACGCTGCGCGAGCGCCTGGCCGCCGACACGATCGACCTGATCGTGGTGCCGCGGATCCACGCAACCGAACCCTTCGCGGCCACCCCGGTGGGCCGCGTCGACAATGCCTGGATGTGCGCGGCGGGCGTGGCGCCGCGGCGCCGGGGGCCGCTCGCGCTGGCCGACATCGCGCAACTGCCGCTGATCCTGCAGGGCAACCTGTCGGGCACCGGGCAGCTCTACACGCGCTTCCTGCAGGAGCAGGGCGTGAACCTGCAGCGCGTGCTGGCCAGCAACAGCCTGATCGCGCAGATCGGCCTGGCGCTGTCGGGCCTCGGCATCAGCTACCTGCCCCGAGCCTGCGTCGCGCATCTGGTCGACAGTGGCGCGCTCGAGGTGGTGCGCACGCGCCCCGCCCTGCCGCCGGTGCACTACGTCGCGCTGCACCGCGCCGAGCGGGCCCAGGCCCTGCATGCCGAGATCGCGCGGCTGGCGGCGCAATCCTGCGACTTCGGGCTCAACCTGATGGCGCCGGCCGCGCCGCGTGCCTGA